A single window of Myripristis murdjan chromosome 21, fMyrMur1.1, whole genome shotgun sequence DNA harbors:
- the gtf2e1 gene encoding general transcription factor IIE subunit 1 produces the protein MTEPELLTEVPAALKRLAKQVVRGFYGVEHALALDVLIRNPCVREEDMLELLKFDRKQLRSVLNTLKGDKFVKCRMRVETAPDGKTTRHNYYFINYRLLVNVVKYKLDHMRRRIETDERDSTNRASFRCPCCLSTFTDLEANQLFDPMTGTFRCTFCQTEVEEDESVVPKKDARTLVARFNEQIEPIYVLLRETEDVNLSHDLLEPEPAEIPALKQSRERAAASGGTSAGGPHREAWSNKGSSYADLYTQNVVINMEEQDEQRSKAGEAKAARERPVWLTQSTVQGAYSEPDALNNSADFTPGVQDGADSQGIGHSDENEEVMRALLIHEKRSTAGSGAGGASAAARALGSATGNASDSESDTSESDDDSPHAPPPAVAAQHRGEEEEEEEEDEFEEVGDEPMVMVGGRPFSYREVSQRPELVEQMSAQEKDAYIVMGTNLFQDIYF, from the exons ATGACCGAGCCAGAGCTACTGACCGAGGTCCCAGCAGCGCTGAAGCGTCTCGCCAAGCAAGTGGTCCGGGGCTTCTATGGGGTGGAGCACGCCTTAGCCCTGGACGTGCTCATCCGCAACCCGTGTGTCCGTGAGGAAGACATGCTGGAGCTGCTCAAGTTCGACCGGAAGCAGCTGCGCTCAGTGCTCAACACCCTGAAGGGCGATAAGTTCGTCAAGTGCCGCATGAGGGTGGAGACGGCGCCCGATGGCAAGACGACGCGACACAACTACTATTTCATCAACTACAG GCTGCTGGTCAACGTGGTCAAATATAAACTGGACCACATGCGACGGCGCATCGAGACAGATGAGCGAGACTCCACCAACCGCGCCTCCTTCCGCTGcccctgctgcctctccaccttcactgaCCTGGAGGCCAACCAGCTGTTTGACCCCATGACAG GGACGTTTCGCTGCACCTTCTGCCAGacggaggtggaggaggatgagTCTGTGGTACCCAAGAAGGACGCCAGGACGCTGGTGGCACGCTTCAACGAACAGATCGAACCCATCTACGTGCTGCTGCGTGAGACCGAAGACGTGAACCTGTCACATGACCTGCTGGAGCCCGAGCCCGCTGAGATCCCCGCCCTCAAACAGAG CCGCGAGCGCGCTGCAGCGTCTGGAGGAACCTCGGCAGGCGGCCCGCACCGCGAGGCCTGGTCCAACAAGGGCTCGTCCTACGCCGACCTGTACACCCAGAACGTGGTGATCAACATGGAGGAGCAGGACGAGCAGCGCAGCAAGGCCGGCGAGGCCAAGGCAGCCCGGGAGAGGCCGGTGTGGCTGACCCAGAGCACGGTGCAGGGCGCCTACAGCGAGCCCGACGCCCTCAACAACT CTGCAGACTTTACACCTGGAGTCCAGGACGGCGCCGACAGTCAGGGCATCGGCCACTCCGATGAAAATGAAGAAGTGATGCGCGCTCTCCTCATCCACGAGAAGAGAAGCACGGCCGGATCCGGCGCGGGAGGGGCCAGCGCCGCCGCCAGAGCGCTGGGATCTGCCACAGGCAACGCCAGCGACTCGGAGAGCGACACCAGCGAATCCGACGACGACTCTCCCCACGCACCCCCCCCTGCCGTGGCCGCACAGcacaggggagaggaagaggaggaggaggaggaggatgaattTGAGGAGGTTGGGGATGAACCCATGGTGATGGTAGGAGGCCGGCCCTTCTCCTACCGAGAGGTGAGCCAGAGGCCCGAGCTGGTGGAACAGATGAGTGCGCAGGAGAAGGACGCCTACATCGTGATGGGAACAAACCTCTTCCAGGACATTTActtctga